A DNA window from Trichomycterus rosablanca isolate fTriRos1 chromosome 9, fTriRos1.hap1, whole genome shotgun sequence contains the following coding sequences:
- the ints9 gene encoding integrator complex subunit 9 isoform X2, whose product MKLYCLSGHPTLPCNVLKFKCTTIMLDCGLDTTSALYFLPLPLVHSPRLSKLPGWVSKDGAVNLEKELKECAGRVFVDSQPEFCLPERELVDLSNVDVILISNYHCMMALPYITEHTGFSGTVYATEPTFQIGRLLMEELVNFMERVPKAQSATCWKNKDILRLLPGPLKDAVGVWSWKKCYSLQEVNSALSKVQLVGYSQKVELFGAVQVTPLSSGYSLGSSNWIIQSHYEKVSYVSGSSLLTTHPQPMDQSSLKNSDVLILTGLTQIPTANPDGMLGEFCSNLAMTVRAGGNVLVPCYSSGVIYDLLECLYQFMDSANLGTTPFYFISPVANSSLEFSQIFSEWLCQTKQSKAYLPEPPFPHAELIQTNKLKHYPSIHGEFSSEFRQPCVVFTGHPSLRFGDVVHFMELWGKSSLNTIIFTEPDFPYLDALAPYQPLAMKCVYCPIDTRLNFHQVSKLLKEVQPLHVVCPEQYTQPPPSQSHRSDLMLELQTPPVPYGRCSVLNLPFRRSYERVQLLPELAKSLVPAEVKPGVFLSNVSAVLQSKDNKHVLQPVPKPVPVAPTKKRKRLIEDVPEVPSPKPLLSGAIPLEAFLAALHKSGISEVKVEETSGGHILHLQAEDALIQLEDDATHIVCDNNEPLRTALRDLVLRFLKKL is encoded by the exons tattGTTTATCTGGACATCCCACTCTGCCCTGCAATGTGCTGAAGTTTAAATGTACCACCATCATGCTGGACTGTGGACTGGACACCACATCAGCTCTGTATTTCCTCCCCCTGCCTTTAGTACACAG CCCAAGACTCTCCAAACTGCCAGGATGGGTCTCCAAGGACGGCGCAGTGAACCTTGAGAAA GAACTAAAGGAGTGTGCGGGTCGTGTGTTTGTGGACTCGCAGCCGGAGTTTTGTCTTCctgag AGAGAACTGGTGGACTTGTCGAATGTGGACGTGATCCTGATCTCTAACTACCACTGCATGATGGCCCTGCCCTACATCACCGAACACACCGGCTTCTCGGGTACCGTCTACGCTACCGAACCCACCTTTCAGATCGGCAG ACTGTTGATGGAGGAGCTGGTTAATTTCATGGAGAGAGTTCCGAAGGCTCAGAGCGCCACCTGCTGGAAGAACAAGGACATCCTCAG GTTGCTTCCCGGTCCACTGAAGGACGCGGTGGGCGTGTGGTCGTGGAAGAAGTGCTACAGCCTGCAGGAGGTGAATTCTGCTCTCAGTAAGGTGCAGCTGGTGGGCTACTCGCAGAAAGTG GAGCTGTTTGGTGCAGTGCAGGTCACCCCTCTGAGCTCCGGTTATTCCCTGGGAAGTTCCAACTGGATCATCCAGTCTCACTATGAGAAGGTGTCGTATGTGTCCGGCTCGTCCCTGCTCACCACGCACCCTCAG CCCATGGATCAGAGCTCTCTGAAGAACAGCGATGTTTTAATCCTCACCGGCCTCACCCAGATCCCCACCGCCAACCCGGACGGCATGCTGGGAGAATTCTGCAGCAACTTGG CCATGACGGTCCGTGCCGGAGGGAACGTCCTGGTGCCCTGTTACTCCTCTGGAGTGATTTACGACCTGCTGGAGTGTCTCTACCAGTTCATGGATTCGGCTAACCTGGGAACCACGCCCTTCTACTTCATCTCGCCCGTGGCTAACAGCTCTCTGGAGTTCTCGCAGATCTTCTCAGAGTG GTTGTGTCAGACGAAGCAGTCGAAGGCGTACCTCCCTGAACCTCCGTTCCCTCACGCCGAG CTGATCCAGACCAACAAGCTGAAGCACTACCCGAGCATCCACGGAGAGTTCAGCAGCGAGTTCCGGCAGCCCTGCGTGGTGTTCACCGGCCACCCTTCACTGCGCTTCGGGGACGTGGTCCACTTCATGGAGCTGTGGGGCAAATCCAGCCTCAACACCATCATATTCACTG AGCCAGATTTCCCCTACCTGGACGCTCTGGCTCCGTATCAGCCGCTGGCCATGAAGTGCGTGTACTGCCCCATCGACACTCGCCTCAACTTCCACCAGGTGTCCAAACTGCTGAAGGAGGTGCAG CCGCTGCACGTGGTGTGTCCGGAGCAGTACACTCAGCCCCCGCCGTCTCAGTCTCACCGCTCCGACCTGATGCTGGAGCTGCAGACGCCTCCCGTACCCTACGGCCGCTGCTCCGTCCTCAACCTGCCCTTCCGGCGCTCGTATGAACGCGTCCAGCTTCTCCCCGAG CTCGCCAAGTCTCTCGTCCCCGCAGAGGTTAAACCTGGCGTCTTCCTGTCCAACGTGTCGGCCGTTCTGCAGTCCAAGGACAACAAGCACGTCCTTCAG ccagTACCGAAACCTGTCCCAGTGGCTCCCACTAAGAAGAGAAAACGGTTGATCGAGGACGTTCCCGAGGTCCCGAGTCCCAAACCGTTGCTGAGTGGAGCTATACCTCTGGAGGCCTTCCTCGCTGCACTGCACAAG AGCGGGATCTCGGAGGTGAAGGTGGAGGAGACGTCGGGGGGTCACATCCTGCACCTACAGGCGGAGGACGCCCTCATCCAGCTGGAGGACGACGCCACGCATATCGTGTGCGATAACAACGAACCTCTGCGTACGGCGCTCAGAGACCTGGTCCTGCGCTTCCTGAAGAAACTGTGA
- the ints9 gene encoding integrator complex subunit 9 isoform X1 — translation MLDCGLDTTSALYFLPLPLVHSPRLSKLPGWVSKDGAVNLEKELKECAGRVFVDSQPEFCLPERELVDLSNVDVILISNYHCMMALPYITEHTGFSGTVYATEPTFQIGRLLMEELVNFMERVPKAQSATCWKNKDILRLLPGPLKDAVGVWSWKKCYSLQEVNSALSKVQLVGYSQKVELFGAVQVTPLSSGYSLGSSNWIIQSHYEKVSYVSGSSLLTTHPQPMDQSSLKNSDVLILTGLTQIPTANPDGMLGEFCSNLAMTVRAGGNVLVPCYSSGVIYDLLECLYQFMDSANLGTTPFYFISPVANSSLEFSQIFSEWLCQTKQSKAYLPEPPFPHAELIQTNKLKHYPSIHGEFSSEFRQPCVVFTGHPSLRFGDVVHFMELWGKSSLNTIIFTEPDFPYLDALAPYQPLAMKCVYCPIDTRLNFHQVSKLLKEVQPLHVVCPEQYTQPPPSQSHRSDLMLELQTPPVPYGRCSVLNLPFRRSYERVQLLPELAKSLVPAEVKPGVFLSNVSAVLQSKDNKHVLQPVPKPVPVAPTKKRKRLIEDVPEVPSPKPLLSGAIPLEAFLAALHKSGISEVKVEETSGGHILHLQAEDALIQLEDDATHIVCDNNEPLRTALRDLVLRFLKKL, via the exons ATGCTGGACTGTGGACTGGACACCACATCAGCTCTGTATTTCCTCCCCCTGCCTTTAGTACACAG CCCAAGACTCTCCAAACTGCCAGGATGGGTCTCCAAGGACGGCGCAGTGAACCTTGAGAAA GAACTAAAGGAGTGTGCGGGTCGTGTGTTTGTGGACTCGCAGCCGGAGTTTTGTCTTCctgag AGAGAACTGGTGGACTTGTCGAATGTGGACGTGATCCTGATCTCTAACTACCACTGCATGATGGCCCTGCCCTACATCACCGAACACACCGGCTTCTCGGGTACCGTCTACGCTACCGAACCCACCTTTCAGATCGGCAG ACTGTTGATGGAGGAGCTGGTTAATTTCATGGAGAGAGTTCCGAAGGCTCAGAGCGCCACCTGCTGGAAGAACAAGGACATCCTCAG GTTGCTTCCCGGTCCACTGAAGGACGCGGTGGGCGTGTGGTCGTGGAAGAAGTGCTACAGCCTGCAGGAGGTGAATTCTGCTCTCAGTAAGGTGCAGCTGGTGGGCTACTCGCAGAAAGTG GAGCTGTTTGGTGCAGTGCAGGTCACCCCTCTGAGCTCCGGTTATTCCCTGGGAAGTTCCAACTGGATCATCCAGTCTCACTATGAGAAGGTGTCGTATGTGTCCGGCTCGTCCCTGCTCACCACGCACCCTCAG CCCATGGATCAGAGCTCTCTGAAGAACAGCGATGTTTTAATCCTCACCGGCCTCACCCAGATCCCCACCGCCAACCCGGACGGCATGCTGGGAGAATTCTGCAGCAACTTGG CCATGACGGTCCGTGCCGGAGGGAACGTCCTGGTGCCCTGTTACTCCTCTGGAGTGATTTACGACCTGCTGGAGTGTCTCTACCAGTTCATGGATTCGGCTAACCTGGGAACCACGCCCTTCTACTTCATCTCGCCCGTGGCTAACAGCTCTCTGGAGTTCTCGCAGATCTTCTCAGAGTG GTTGTGTCAGACGAAGCAGTCGAAGGCGTACCTCCCTGAACCTCCGTTCCCTCACGCCGAG CTGATCCAGACCAACAAGCTGAAGCACTACCCGAGCATCCACGGAGAGTTCAGCAGCGAGTTCCGGCAGCCCTGCGTGGTGTTCACCGGCCACCCTTCACTGCGCTTCGGGGACGTGGTCCACTTCATGGAGCTGTGGGGCAAATCCAGCCTCAACACCATCATATTCACTG AGCCAGATTTCCCCTACCTGGACGCTCTGGCTCCGTATCAGCCGCTGGCCATGAAGTGCGTGTACTGCCCCATCGACACTCGCCTCAACTTCCACCAGGTGTCCAAACTGCTGAAGGAGGTGCAG CCGCTGCACGTGGTGTGTCCGGAGCAGTACACTCAGCCCCCGCCGTCTCAGTCTCACCGCTCCGACCTGATGCTGGAGCTGCAGACGCCTCCCGTACCCTACGGCCGCTGCTCCGTCCTCAACCTGCCCTTCCGGCGCTCGTATGAACGCGTCCAGCTTCTCCCCGAG CTCGCCAAGTCTCTCGTCCCCGCAGAGGTTAAACCTGGCGTCTTCCTGTCCAACGTGTCGGCCGTTCTGCAGTCCAAGGACAACAAGCACGTCCTTCAG ccagTACCGAAACCTGTCCCAGTGGCTCCCACTAAGAAGAGAAAACGGTTGATCGAGGACGTTCCCGAGGTCCCGAGTCCCAAACCGTTGCTGAGTGGAGCTATACCTCTGGAGGCCTTCCTCGCTGCACTGCACAAG AGCGGGATCTCGGAGGTGAAGGTGGAGGAGACGTCGGGGGGTCACATCCTGCACCTACAGGCGGAGGACGCCCTCATCCAGCTGGAGGACGACGCCACGCATATCGTGTGCGATAACAACGAACCTCTGCGTACGGCGCTCAGAGACCTGGTCCTGCGCTTCCTGAAGAAACTGTGA